In Campylobacter sp. VBCF_01 NA2, one DNA window encodes the following:
- a CDS encoding GspE/PulE family protein → MTKIEEQIVSILIKNNVLTQAIVPEIQEKMDIGLTLGEVLVGDNYLSQENFCLILAELYKRRQIDYEDVREKFSIDQKEFLQVLAKKQNLTYMNLDDVDIDFKLSERAPMAQLKKFGVIPVRADDLNIYVAFSDPFNMEAQDRIQAIFNKHLLKIVVADPNQVNKYMAKLELSESIKDLVATIRKELASTGGSGTGDDTSAILQLIEMIVKQSIIMRGSDIHIEPTENNCVVRTRIDGMLQEIFIFDKDIYPPLVSRLKLLSNMDIAERRKPQDGRFSMTISGREYDFRISTLPIINGESTVMRILDKSKVIISLEKLGMHPESFKKFSNAMHAPYGIILVTGPTGSGKSTTLYAALNDVKSVDTKIITVEDPVEYQVNLIQQVHVNEKAGLTFASALRSILRQDPDIIMIGEIRDQETLRIAIQAALTGHLVFSTLHTNDAVSAIPRIVDMGIESYLISGALIAVEAQRLVRKLCPHCKQPTNVPKSMLDQLKEFLPEQYKFFKAVGCDQCGQTGYMGREMISEILPITDRMQSLIANGGSKDDMRALAKEEGFIDMFEDGIIRAARGVTSIEEIYRVAKQ, encoded by the coding sequence ATGACAAAGATAGAAGAGCAGATTGTTTCAATTCTAATAAAAAATAATGTCCTAACCCAAGCTATCGTCCCTGAAATTCAGGAGAAAATGGATATTGGTTTGACCCTTGGCGAAGTTTTGGTCGGCGACAACTATTTAAGTCAAGAAAATTTTTGCTTGATTTTAGCTGAGCTTTACAAACGCAGACAGATCGATTACGAAGATGTCCGTGAGAAATTTTCAATCGATCAAAAAGAATTTTTGCAAGTTTTGGCTAAAAAGCAAAATTTAACCTATATGAATTTAGACGATGTTGATATCGATTTTAAACTATCTGAGCGCGCTCCGATGGCGCAACTTAAAAAATTTGGCGTAATTCCTGTAAGGGCGGACGATTTAAATATCTATGTTGCGTTTTCTGATCCGTTTAATATGGAAGCACAGGATAGAATTCAAGCGATTTTTAACAAACACCTTCTAAAAATCGTTGTAGCCGATCCAAATCAAGTAAATAAATATATGGCTAAGCTTGAACTTTCCGAGAGTATCAAAGATTTGGTCGCTACTATTAGAAAAGAGCTGGCTAGCACGGGCGGTAGTGGCACAGGCGATGATACATCTGCGATTTTGCAGCTTATCGAGATGATTGTAAAACAATCAATCATTATGCGCGGTAGCGATATTCACATCGAGCCTACTGAGAATAACTGCGTCGTGCGCACCAGAATTGACGGTATGTTGCAAGAAATTTTTATCTTTGATAAAGATATTTATCCGCCACTTGTGAGCCGTTTGAAATTGCTTTCGAATATGGACATCGCAGAGCGTAGAAAACCACAAGACGGTCGTTTTTCTATGACGATTTCTGGGCGCGAATACGATTTTCGTATCTCTACACTGCCTATTATCAATGGCGAATCTACCGTTATGCGTATTTTGGATAAATCTAAGGTTATCATTAGCCTTGAAAAGCTTGGTATGCACCCTGAAAGCTTTAAAAAATTTAGCAATGCAATGCACGCACCGTATGGCATTATCCTAGTTACTGGACCAACTGGTAGTGGTAAATCAACCACACTATATGCGGCACTAAACGATGTCAAAAGTGTCGATACAAAAATCATTACCGTTGAAGACCCTGTTGAGTATCAGGTAAATTTAATACAACAAGTCCATGTTAATGAAAAAGCAGGCCTTACATTTGCGTCGGCTTTGCGCTCGATTTTGCGTCAAGACCCTGATATTATAATGATTGGTGAGATTCGTGACCAAGAAACGCTTAGAATCGCGATTCAAGCGGCTCTTACTGGACACTTGGTCTTTTCTACACTACACACAAATGACGCTGTTAGTGCGATACCAAGAATTGTAGATATGGGAATTGAGAGTTACTTAATCAGTGGTGCGCTTATTGCGGTCGAGGCTCAACGCCTTGTGCGTAAGCTATGCCCGCACTGCAAACAACCGACAAATGTGCCAAAATCTATGCTCGATCAGTTAAAAGAATTTTTACCTGAGCAGTATAAATTTTTCAAAGCAGTTGGTTGTGATCAATGTGGTCAGACAGGCTATATGGGTCGTGAGATGATAAGTGAAATTTTGCCTATTACAGATCGTATGCAAAGCCTGATTGCAAATGGTGGCTCGAAAGACGATATGAGAGCTTTGGCGAAAGAGGAGGGCTTTATCGATATGTTTGAAGACGGCATTATTCGTGCGGCTCGTGGAGTAACAAGTATAGAAGAAATTTATAGGGTGGCTAAACAATGA
- a CDS encoding ATP-binding protein has translation MSNTYTSIKEIFIEDNEVSDFVNLDKSTLAYHKILNALQKPLKLILFYGKPGCGKTFLLNKIKVDLEKKVKVVFMPQPFFDEKEFFLELYSQIFHSNPVAPIDNYENFMRVYRERLGITGGGAAVEQVVILLDEAQLYPGNLIEKIRLMADSRLFKFLFTVHKTDEEDRLAKDYFKTRIWESIELPNSNLGEVKLYIEKKLVFHGFQQYYFMFSDDNFDLILNLTDGNMRNINKLMYKMYELFEYYEANKPTEISFAQINNKIIEMAAIGTGIIDA, from the coding sequence ATGAGTAACACTTATACCTCTATTAAAGAGATATTTATCGAAGATAACGAAGTCTCAGACTTCGTTAATCTCGATAAATCAACTCTTGCATACCATAAAATTTTAAATGCCCTACAAAAACCGCTTAAACTGATTTTGTTTTATGGCAAACCGGGTTGCGGAAAGACCTTTTTACTAAATAAAATCAAGGTCGATTTGGAAAAAAAGGTTAAAGTAGTTTTTATGCCACAACCTTTTTTTGATGAAAAAGAGTTTTTTTTAGAGCTATATTCTCAAATTTTCCACTCTAACCCAGTTGCACCAATCGATAACTACGAAAATTTTATGAGAGTTTATCGCGAAAGACTTGGGATTACAGGTGGAGGTGCAGCCGTGGAGCAGGTGGTAATCTTGCTCGATGAAGCTCAGCTTTATCCTGGAAATTTGATTGAAAAAATTAGATTAATGGCGGATTCTAGGTTATTTAAATTTTTATTTACAGTGCATAAAACAGACGAAGAAGATCGCCTTGCCAAAGATTATTTTAAAACCAGAATTTGGGAGAGTATCGAGCTTCCAAACTCAAATTTAGGCGAGGTAAAGCTGTATATAGAAAAAAAATTAGTTTTTCATGGTTTTCAGCAATATTATTTTATGTTTAGCGATGACAATTTTGATTTAATCCTAAATTTAACCGACGGAAATATGAGAAACATAAACAAATTAATGTATAAAATGTATGAGCTGTTTGAGTATTACGAGGCAAATAAGCCAACAGAGATTAGTTTTGCTCAAATCAATAATAAAATAATAGAAATGGCAGCCATTGGCACGGGGATAATCGATGCTTGA
- the hslU gene encoding HslU--HslV peptidase ATPase subunit: MMTPKEIVKNLDDYVIGQKDAKRTIAVALRNRYRRMRLSDDMRGEVTPKNILMIGSTGVGKTEIARRLSKMFGLPFIKVEASKYTEVGFVGRDVESMVRDLAAAAVNLVRNEEFEKNKDKIDEYIEQKILEKLMPPLPRGASEEKNAEYAKSYEKMREKLLSGSLDEKLIEIEISENTLESNSNLPPEMANMQENFIKVIGIATKKTKKELKIKDAKVALKNEASEKILDMESVKAEAMRRAREEGIIFIDEIDKVAVSSNGSRQDPSKEGVQRDLLPIVEGSSVSTKFGNLDTDHILFIAAGAFHISKPSDLIPELQGRFPLRVELESLDENALYEILTKPKNSLLKQYCALLATEGVELEFSESGIKALAKYAAQANAQVEDIGARRLHTIMEKVLEDISFEADEHSGEKIVIDENLVSEKLGVIVNNDDLAKYIL, encoded by the coding sequence ATGATGACACCTAAGGAAATTGTTAAAAATTTAGATGATTATGTAATCGGACAAAAGGACGCTAAACGCACGATAGCAGTCGCACTTCGCAATCGCTATCGCCGTATGAGGCTAAGCGATGATATGAGGGGCGAGGTTACCCCGAAAAATATCCTTATGATAGGCTCTACCGGCGTAGGAAAAACAGAAATCGCGCGAAGATTATCAAAAATGTTTGGTTTGCCATTTATCAAAGTGGAGGCTAGCAAATACACAGAAGTGGGCTTTGTGGGGCGAGATGTGGAGTCTATGGTGCGAGATTTGGCAGCTGCGGCTGTAAATTTAGTCAGAAATGAAGAATTTGAAAAAAACAAAGACAAAATCGACGAGTATATCGAGCAAAAAATTTTAGAAAAGCTTATGCCGCCATTGCCTCGCGGGGCTAGCGAAGAGAAAAATGCAGAGTATGCCAAAAGCTACGAAAAAATGCGTGAAAAGCTACTTAGCGGGAGTTTGGACGAGAAATTAATCGAAATCGAAATCAGCGAAAACACGCTAGAATCAAACTCAAATTTACCGCCAGAAATGGCAAATATGCAAGAGAATTTCATTAAAGTCATCGGCATAGCGACGAAAAAAACAAAAAAAGAGCTCAAAATCAAAGACGCCAAAGTCGCCCTTAAAAACGAAGCTAGCGAGAAAATTTTGGATATGGAAAGCGTTAAGGCAGAGGCGATGAGACGGGCTAGGGAAGAGGGCATTATCTTTATCGATGAGATTGATAAAGTAGCTGTTAGCTCCAACGGCTCGCGCCAAGATCCGAGCAAAGAGGGCGTTCAGCGTGATTTACTTCCGATTGTGGAGGGTTCGAGCGTGAGCACGAAATTTGGCAATTTAGACACTGACCACATTTTATTTATCGCTGCCGGGGCGTTTCACATAAGCAAACCAAGCGATTTGATCCCAGAGCTTCAAGGCAGATTTCCGCTTCGCGTGGAGCTTGAAAGCTTAGATGAAAACGCGCTTTACGAAATTTTAACCAAGCCAAAAAATTCGCTTCTTAAACAATACTGCGCGCTTTTAGCAACCGAGGGCGTGGAGTTAGAATTTAGCGAAAGTGGTATAAAAGCACTTGCTAAATACGCCGCTCAGGCAAACGCTCAGGTCGAAGACATCGGCGCTAGACGACTTCATACCATAATGGAGAAGGTGTTAGAAGACATCAGCTTCGAAGCCGATGAGCATAGCGGTGAAAAGATTGTGATTGATGAAAATTTAGTCAGCGAAAAGCTAGGCGTAATCGTTAATAACGACGATTTGGCAAAATATATTCTTTAA
- the pilO gene encoding type 4a pilus biogenesis protein PilO codes for MRKKGSLDQIDEWFAAKGNSANTYLYMGLALAAVIAYFALSTYSVPYLEESESNLASATDKLEKSQREYDTDFNGNPTGKVAQERAVLKREETNLENAVNKINYLDVKLTEISKLTYNEKNWATFMDSLTTLAENNNIKIHSITSSKKEPSAKNVFKPEALLNIDVKFEGAFQNVVRYVNLIEQSEMIVDVNKMDINGTEEGKIGGTVGMSIWGVNYK; via the coding sequence ATGAGAAAAAAAGGTTCATTAGATCAAATTGATGAATGGTTTGCAGCCAAAGGAAATAGCGCCAACACATATTTATATATGGGCTTGGCTTTGGCAGCGGTTATTGCTTACTTTGCGTTGAGCACATACTCTGTGCCATATTTAGAAGAGAGTGAAAGCAATTTAGCTAGCGCGACTGATAAATTGGAAAAATCACAAAGAGAGTATGATACTGACTTTAACGGTAATCCTACTGGCAAAGTTGCACAAGAAAGAGCTGTTTTAAAACGCGAAGAGACAAATTTGGAAAATGCTGTTAATAAAATCAACTATTTAGATGTAAAATTGACAGAGATTTCAAAGCTAACATACAATGAGAAAAACTGGGCTACCTTTATGGATAGTTTAACAACATTGGCCGAGAATAATAATATCAAAATTCATAGCATTACTAGCTCTAAAAAAGAGCCGAGTGCTAAAAATGTATTCAAACCAGAAGCATTGTTGAATATCGATGTTAAATTCGAAGGTGCTTTTCAAAATGTTGTTAGATATGTAAATTTAATCGAACAATCAGAAATGATTGTAGATGTTAATAAGATGGATATCAATGGCACCGAGGAAGGTAAAATTGGTGGCACGGTTGGTATGTCTATCTGGGGAGTGAATTACAAATGA
- a CDS encoding argininosuccinate synthase produces MQKSVKKVVLAYSGGLDTSIILKWLGDNYGCEVVTFTADIGQNEDLAPIKDKALKLGIKPENIFIEDLREEFVKEYVFPMFRANAVYEGEYLLGTSIARPLIAKKMVEIAQKTGADAVSHGATGKGNDQVRFELGAYALKPDIKVIAPWREWDLNSREKLLAYAEKHGIDITKKPGKSPYSMDANLLHISYEGLVLEDPNHAPEDDMWRWTTDPKNAPDESEIIEIEYANGDPIALNGKKLKAHEILHELNNLGAKHGIGRLDLVENRYVGMKSRGCYETPGGTILLKAHRAIESLTLDRGAAHLKDELMPKYAELIYNGFWFSPERIMLQSLIDKSQECVNGTVRIELYKGNVIVRGRESKDSLFNVEFSTFEEDAVFNQKDADGFIKLNALRFIIAGKSGRKF; encoded by the coding sequence ATGCAAAAAAGCGTAAAAAAGGTAGTTCTAGCGTATTCTGGCGGACTTGATACGAGTATTATTTTAAAATGGCTTGGCGATAATTATGGCTGCGAAGTGGTAACTTTCACCGCTGATATCGGTCAAAACGAAGACCTAGCCCCAATCAAAGACAAAGCCCTAAAACTAGGCATTAAACCAGAAAATATTTTTATCGAAGATTTGAGAGAAGAGTTTGTAAAAGAGTATGTTTTCCCTATGTTTCGCGCAAATGCAGTCTATGAGGGCGAGTATTTGCTAGGCACAAGTATTGCTAGACCGCTAATTGCGAAAAAAATGGTCGAAATCGCACAAAAAACAGGTGCAGACGCTGTAAGCCACGGCGCTACTGGCAAAGGAAACGATCAAGTTCGCTTCGAGCTTGGTGCATACGCACTAAAACCTGATATAAAGGTCATCGCTCCATGGCGCGAGTGGGATTTAAACAGCCGTGAAAAGCTCCTTGCTTACGCCGAGAAACACGGTATTGATATAACAAAAAAACCAGGTAAATCACCATACTCAATGGACGCAAATTTACTTCACATCTCTTATGAGGGTTTGGTGCTAGAAGATCCAAACCATGCCCCAGAAGATGATATGTGGAGATGGACAACAGATCCTAAAAACGCCCCAGATGAGAGCGAAATCATCGAAATCGAGTATGCTAATGGCGATCCAATCGCGCTAAATGGCAAAAAACTAAAAGCACATGAAATTTTACACGAATTAAACAATCTTGGCGCCAAACACGGTATCGGCAGACTTGATTTAGTCGAAAATCGCTATGTCGGTATGAAAAGTAGAGGTTGCTACGAAACCCCAGGTGGCACAATCCTTCTCAAAGCTCACCGCGCGATAGAGAGCCTTACGCTAGATCGTGGCGCAGCGCACCTAAAAGACGAGCTTATGCCAAAATACGCTGAGCTAATCTACAATGGCTTTTGGTTTAGCCCAGAGCGAATCATGCTTCAAAGCCTAATTGATAAATCACAAGAGTGCGTAAATGGCACAGTTCGCATAGAGCTATACAAAGGAAATGTGATTGTAAGAGGCAGAGAGAGCAAAGATAGCTTGTTTAATGTCGAATTTAGCACATTTGAAGAAGACGCTGTATTTAACCAAAAAGACGCAGACGGCTTTATCAAGCTAAATGCGCTTAGATTTATCATCGCAGGAAAAAGCGGTCGAAAATTTTAA
- the mshL gene encoding pilus (MSHA type) biogenesis protein MshL yields MSLLHTSKKLSLAAMLALSLGVTGLSAASNCDRKALNIKVNDVVTLNEMLTQLSDMCRFSVVAKDAMAQEELAKELQGVSIKDMSLREVFDLLIKENNLSYDYSNNVLKISALETKTFKVDYITSVREGVATTKASVDSAPIEVGDDIDDAKLDDNKITSTEKFDFWEKISDDITSILNNGTEKYVAVAPIINQNAGLITVTATKSQIARVDSYLKSMQKRLGRQVLLDVNIISVELHNEYTTGIDWSKFQLGFNTYIDNAGTASLFNFGNSVGRTITNGTGGNAALNVGTTTGGTTNQWSGKTSTSNGAWAIGANLNFSIDGMINFLETKGKTKVVSSPKVTTMNNQPAIISVGDTINYLLLESATSLTAASDGSSVTSDQTQYSIFIGILLNILPEISDDNRIMLRINPSLSSFKYAEDDVKTTTPRNIAPDTLQKKLSSVVWVDDGDTVILGGLIGQTKSKNNTRVPILAEIPLVGNLFKSTADVLSTTELIFVVTPHIIDNTGAPLATSLKELGYSKSIYEK; encoded by the coding sequence ATGTCACTATTACATACAAGTAAGAAACTTAGCTTAGCTGCTATGCTTGCATTATCGCTTGGTGTCACAGGTTTATCTGCTGCTTCAAACTGCGATAGAAAGGCTTTGAATATTAAGGTTAATGATGTTGTAACGCTAAATGAAATGCTAACACAATTATCTGATATGTGTAGATTTTCTGTCGTTGCAAAAGATGCTATGGCACAAGAAGAGCTTGCAAAAGAGCTTCAAGGTGTTAGCATTAAAGATATGTCATTAAGAGAGGTTTTTGATTTATTGATTAAAGAAAACAACCTTAGCTATGATTACTCAAACAATGTTCTTAAAATTTCTGCATTAGAGACAAAGACATTTAAGGTAGATTATATCACTTCTGTAAGAGAGGGAGTGGCTACTACGAAAGCTTCTGTTGATTCAGCTCCTATCGAGGTAGGTGATGATATTGATGATGCTAAATTAGATGATAATAAAATTACATCTACTGAGAAATTTGATTTTTGGGAAAAAATTAGCGATGATATCACTAGTATTTTAAATAACGGCACAGAAAAATATGTAGCCGTAGCTCCTATTATCAATCAAAATGCTGGTTTGATTACTGTAACTGCTACAAAATCTCAAATTGCTCGTGTTGATAGCTATTTGAAAAGTATGCAAAAACGCCTTGGCAGACAGGTATTGCTTGATGTAAATATTATTTCTGTCGAGTTGCACAATGAATACACAACAGGTATCGATTGGAGTAAATTCCAACTTGGTTTCAATACTTACATAGACAATGCTGGAACAGCTAGTTTGTTTAATTTCGGAAATTCAGTTGGCAGAACTATTACAAATGGCACTGGTGGTAATGCTGCGTTAAATGTCGGAACTACTACTGGCGGTACTACTAATCAATGGTCTGGCAAAACAAGCACTAGCAACGGTGCTTGGGCTATCGGCGCGAACTTGAATTTCAGCATTGATGGTATGATTAACTTCTTGGAGACTAAGGGTAAAACAAAGGTCGTATCTAGCCCTAAGGTAACTACTATGAATAACCAACCAGCGATTATTTCTGTTGGTGATACTATCAACTATTTATTGCTAGAAAGTGCTACTTCTCTAACTGCGGCAAGTGATGGTAGCTCTGTCACATCTGATCAAACACAATACTCTATTTTTATCGGTATTTTGTTAAATATCTTGCCAGAAATTTCAGATGATAATAGAATTATGCTTAGAATCAATCCGTCTTTGAGTAGCTTTAAATACGCAGAAGATGATGTGAAAACTACCACACCTAGAAATATCGCTCCCGATACACTTCAAAAGAAACTTTCAAGTGTAGTTTGGGTTGATGATGGCGATACTGTAATCCTTGGTGGTTTGATTGGTCAAACAAAATCTAAAAATAATACAAGAGTTCCGATTTTGGCTGAAATTCCTCTTGTAGGAAATTTATTCAAAAGCACAGCTGATGTTTTAAGCACAACTGAGCTTATTTTCGTCGTAACTCCGCATATTATCGACAATACAGGTGCTCCTTTGGCTACATCGCTAAAAGAGCTTGGTTACTCAAAATCAATTTATGAAAAATAA
- a CDS encoding tetratricopeptide repeat protein, translating to MLEFYEVNELEKKWEEYNKNKKQFSFLKSKPNFVFKFDKTILGLLALISIAIGAIFWLLKDDDKVSMASINENIQNEPTISDVVPNPAPQVQPTINTAPQTEVTTQNSEISRADYNISAPANDSNRAQNVERPSLNINDVGVLSSEDSGGFKITNTYENSANNQNFANQNFANGGFNQGFNQANNVPNFNPNAQNFNQPMKNEIIDFGKAPLPPKQNVASNAPAPVNRAPISSRLEIRTSNLSSERQSLESKFYATNKIEYSLSLAEEAYNKKDYDNAIKWALTSNEIDKNNINSWIIFAKANYKKGRKDDAIYALETFNSKAKNGEIANLINQIKSGAL from the coding sequence ATGCTTGAATTTTACGAAGTTAATGAATTAGAAAAAAAATGGGAAGAATACAACAAAAACAAAAAGCAATTTTCCTTTTTGAAATCTAAGCCAAATTTTGTATTTAAATTTGACAAGACGATTTTAGGGCTTTTGGCTTTGATTTCTATCGCGATTGGCGCGATTTTTTGGTTGCTTAAAGACGATGATAAAGTCAGCATGGCTAGCATAAACGAAAATATCCAAAACGAACCTACCATAAGCGATGTCGTGCCAAACCCTGCGCCGCAGGTCCAGCCTACCATAAATACTGCCCCGCAAACTGAGGTTACCACGCAAAATAGCGAAATTTCACGAGCGGATTATAATATCAGCGCCCCAGCAAACGATAGCAACCGAGCGCAAAATGTAGAACGCCCAAGCCTAAATATCAACGATGTGGGCGTGCTATCTAGCGAGGATTCTGGTGGTTTTAAGATCACAAACACATACGAAAATTCTGCCAATAACCAAAATTTTGCTAATCAAAATTTTGCAAACGGGGGATTTAATCAGGGTTTCAACCAGGCTAATAATGTGCCAAATTTTAACCCAAATGCTCAAAATTTCAACCAACCGATGAAAAACGAGATTATTGATTTTGGTAAGGCTCCATTACCACCAAAACAAAATGTCGCTTCTAACGCGCCAGCCCCTGTAAATAGGGCTCCGATTAGTTCTCGCCTTGAAATTCGCACTTCAAATTTAAGCTCTGAGCGACAGAGTTTGGAGAGTAAATTTTATGCGACAAATAAAATCGAGTATTCACTTTCCTTGGCTGAGGAAGCTTATAATAAAAAAGATTATGACAATGCGATAAAATGGGCTTTAACATCAAATGAGATTGATAAAAACAATATTAATAGTTGGATAATTTTTGCCAAAGCTAATTATAAAAAAGGTCGCAAAGATGACGCTATTTACGCGCTAGAAACATTTAATTCTAAGGCTAAAAATGGCGAAATTGCGAATCTAATAAATCAAATCAAAAGCGGTGCGCTATGA
- the rplI gene encoding 50S ribosomal protein L9, with protein sequence MKVLLIKDVKGLGKAGEIKEVKDGYGNNFLIGKGFALAATNEVLRKYEAGKRKEAELEKEEIDKTTELKEALKNVRLKIAKQAGANGALFGSVTKEEIATALKEQKNFDIDKKVLEVENIKSVGIYDVSAKFKHGIVAKFEIDVVAE encoded by the coding sequence ATGAAAGTTTTACTTATAAAAGATGTCAAAGGGCTAGGAAAAGCCGGTGAAATCAAAGAAGTAAAAGACGGATATGGAAATAATTTTTTGATAGGAAAGGGCTTTGCACTAGCTGCGACTAACGAGGTTTTGCGCAAATACGAGGCTGGCAAACGCAAAGAAGCCGAGCTAGAAAAAGAGGAAATCGACAAAACTACCGAGCTTAAAGAGGCGTTAAAAAATGTCCGATTAAAAATCGCAAAACAAGCAGGTGCAAATGGCGCACTTTTTGGCTCAGTTACAAAAGAAGAGATCGCAACTGCGCTAAAAGAGCAAAAGAATTTCGATATAGATAAAAAAGTCTTGGAAGTCGAAAATATAAAAAGTGTCGGAATTTACGATGTTTCGGCGAAATTTAAACACGGCATTGTGGCGAAATTTGAAATAGATGTGGTAGCAGAGTAA
- the era gene encoding GTPase Era, producing the protein MKSGFVTLIGRTNAGKSSFLNYLLGEQISLVSHKINATRRKINGIVMHGDDQIIFVDTPGLHESEKLMNKLMVEVALKAIGDGDLTLFLAPVHDSVENYAKFVELNPTAKHIVILTKIDEVNDEKIVKKLLEYQKFQDKFEAIIPVSIKKNIYKRQILDEICKFLPEHEYFYDPEILSTTNEKDIYREFILQSIFENTNSEVPYSSDVLIEKVIEKPNLISIYAQIITDTNSHKEILIGKNGETIKRIGIRGKKIISAFKNIKIYLKLIVLVKKGWKNDENGVKRHFIY; encoded by the coding sequence ATGAAAAGCGGATTTGTTACACTTATCGGACGCACGAACGCTGGGAAAAGCTCGTTTTTAAACTATCTTTTGGGTGAGCAAATTTCGCTTGTCTCGCACAAAATCAACGCCACACGCCGTAAAATCAATGGCATAGTTATGCATGGAGATGATCAAATCATCTTTGTTGATACCCCAGGACTTCACGAGAGCGAGAAGCTGATGAATAAGCTTATGGTCGAAGTGGCGCTCAAAGCCATTGGGGACGGCGATTTGACGCTGTTTTTAGCGCCTGTGCATGATAGCGTGGAAAACTACGCGAAATTTGTCGAGCTAAATCCCACTGCCAAACATATCGTGATTTTGACTAAAATAGATGAAGTAAATGACGAAAAAATCGTTAAAAAACTGCTTGAATATCAAAAATTTCAAGATAAATTTGAAGCCATAATTCCAGTTAGTATCAAAAAAAATATTTACAAACGCCAAATTTTGGACGAAATTTGCAAATTTCTGCCCGAGCATGAGTATTTTTACGATCCTGAAATTTTAAGCACTACAAACGAAAAAGATATTTATCGCGAATTTATCCTGCAATCTATTTTTGAAAATACCAATAGCGAGGTGCCGTATTCGAGCGATGTTTTAATCGAAAAAGTGATAGAAAAGCCAAATTTAATCTCAATTTATGCCCAGATTATTACCGACACAAACTCTCATAAAGAAATTTTAATTGGCAAAAATGGTGAAACAATTAAGAGAATAGGAATTAGAGGAAAAAAAATAATTTCTGCCTTTAAAAACATTAAAATTTACTTAAAGTTAATAGTTTTGGTAAAAAAAGGGTGGAAAAATGATGAAAATGGCGTAAAAAGGCACTTTATCTATTGA
- the hslV gene encoding ATP-dependent protease subunit HslV gives MFEATTILAYKGKNGSVIGGDGQVTFGNTVLKGNATKIRKIGKDGSVLAGFAGSTADAFNLFDMFEKCLDNAKGELLKAVVEFSKEWRKDKYLRKLEAMMLVVDRKNIFLLSGTGDVVEPDDGRLAAIGSGGNYALSAARALDRFGILSEEDLVKESLKIAGEICIYTNENIKTYAIWDDK, from the coding sequence ATGTTTGAAGCAACTACGATTTTAGCTTACAAAGGCAAAAATGGCTCGGTTATCGGCGGAGACGGACAAGTTACATTTGGTAATACTGTCCTCAAAGGCAATGCGACTAAAATTCGCAAAATAGGCAAAGACGGAAGCGTGCTAGCTGGATTTGCAGGAAGCACGGCCGATGCATTTAATCTCTTTGATATGTTTGAAAAATGCCTTGATAACGCAAAGGGCGAACTTTTGAAAGCTGTGGTGGAATTTAGCAAAGAGTGGCGCAAGGATAAATATCTGCGCAAACTCGAAGCCATGATGCTTGTAGTGGATAGAAAAAATATATTTTTGCTAAGTGGTACGGGCGATGTCGTCGAGCCAGACGACGGTCGCCTAGCGGCCATTGGAAGTGGCGGAAACTACGCGCTAAGCGCAGCTAGGGCATTGGATAGGTTTGGAATTTTAAGCGAAGAGGATTTGGTAAAAGAGAGCCTAAAAATAGCTGGTGAAATTTGCATTTACACAAACGAAAACATTAAAACTTACGCAATCTGGGACGATAAATAG